Proteins encoded within one genomic window of Chiloscyllium punctatum isolate Juve2018m chromosome 7, sChiPun1.3, whole genome shotgun sequence:
- the pars2 gene encoding probable proline--tRNA ligase, mitochondrial: MEVAIYSNSRQLFNRLFCNILHLHRSYYHHGRSKRILLSRLFQPMNLREDRTIGVGRSSDITCKSQRLMLQAGLIQPANTGCFHYLPYTVRAMEKLVRVIDKEMQSIGGQKVNMPSLTSASLWKTSERWDLLGKELFRLKDRHDMEYCLSPTHEEAVTELIAMQGNLSYRQLPLMLYQVTRKFRDEPKPRFGLLRGREFYMKDMYTFDVSEGAAMETYNLVSQAYSCIFGQLGLQFVKVQADTGSIGGKMSHEFQLPADIGEDRLLMCSDCHFAANVEAMTDTETNCPQCHGKLKESKGIEVGHTFYLGTKYSYILGASYSNTENKPVVTEMGCFGLGVTRILAAAIEVLSTEDEIRWPSLLAPYQVCIIPPKKGSKEELSLGLSETLYDTLIDAVPQLHGEVLLDDRSHLTIGKRLKDASRLGYPYVVIAGKRVLENPPVFEVRCQNNGKTVFLTQEGVLDLLRNVKIV; the protein is encoded by the coding sequence ATGGAGGTGGCAATCTATTCAAATTCAAGACAATTGTTCAACAGACTGTTCTGTAACATCTTACATTTACACAGGTCCTATTATCACCATGGTAGGTCCAAGCGTATATTACTGTCTCGTCTCTTCCAGCCAATGAATCTCCGCGAGGATAGAACTATTGGGGTTGGccggtccagtgacattacctgCAAGAGCCAGAGACTGATGCTTCAGGCAGGTCTTATTCAGCCAGCCAATACAGGCTGCTTTCACTATCTGCCGTATACAGTTCGAGCCATGGAGAAACTTGTCCGTGTGATTGATAAAGAAATGCAATCCATTGGGGGTCAGAAGGTGAATATGCCCAGCCTCACCTCAGCAAGTCTGTGGAAGACCAGTGAACGTTGGGACCTTCTGGGGAAGGAACTATTCAGACTGAAGGATAGGCATGATATGGAATACTGTTTAAGTCCAACACACGAGGAGGCAGTGACCGAGCTAATTGCCATGCAGGGTAATCTCTCATATAGACAGCTACCTTTGATGCTTTACCAAGTGACAAGAAAGTTCCGAGATGAGCCAAAGCCACGCTTTGGTTTGCTCCGTGGACGAGAGTTCTATATGAAGGATATGTACACGTTTGATGTCTCAGAAGGAGCTGCCATGGAGACCTATAATCTTGTTTCCCAAGCTTACAGTTGTATCTTTGGCCAGCTGGGATTGCAGTTTGTAAAGGTGCAGGCGGACACCGGCAGCATTGGTGGGAAAATGTCTCATGAGTTCCAGCTGCCAGCTGATATTGGAGAGGATCGCCTTTTAATGTGTTCTGACTGCCATTTTGCAGCCAATGTCGAAGCAATGACGGACACGGAAACAAACTGCCCACAGTGTCACGGAAAGCTGAAAGAAAGCAAAGGCATTGAGGTGGGACACACTTTTTACCTTGGGACAAAGTATTCATATATTTTAGGTGCCTCATATTCCAACACTGAGAATAAGCCTGTTGTAACCGAAATGGGTTGTTTTGGCCTTGGAGTCACACGAATACTAGCCGCTGCCATAGAGGTTTTGTCAACGGAAGATGAGATTCGCTGGCCAAGCCTCCTGGCCCCTTACCAAGTTTGCATCATTCCACCTAAGAAAGGCAGTAAAGAAGAACTGAGCCTAGGTCTGTCTGAGACGTTGTATGATACTTTAATAGATGCTGTCCCCCAGCTTCATGGAGAGGTGCTCTTGGATGACCGAAGCCACCTGACTATAGGCAAGAGATTGAAAGATGCCAGTCGTCTGGGTTACCCATATGTTGTAATTGCAGGGAAGCGAGTTTTGGAAAATCCACCAGTTTTTGAAGTCCGCTGTCAAAACAATGGAAAGACAGTATTTCTCACACAAGAAGGTGTTTTGGACTTACTGAGAAATGTGAAGATTGTTTAG
- the ttc4 gene encoding tetratricopeptide repeat protein 4: MASPGEEDGMDALYDHFKEKKYKGGFNEDNWEEEFEKIPMFMKKAPEELDPLKHPELACIQSMLYDEDQSPEELAKTYKNEGNHYFKEKNYKKAIISYTEGLKRKCSDSELNVILHTNRAAAQFYLSNNRSALNDVIAARKLKPNHLKAIIRGVLCHIELKNYSQAIAWCDEGLQFEPKEKQLIELRAKADKQKRIEERNLRKSKLKEKKDRVQAEALLKAIRERKIKVFQPQELSSQNSDSDDDDDNKEDSRILRTLFDGINSENGIAVHLDENGTLNWPVLFLYPEYEQMDFISAFHEDTRFMDHLSVMFGENVPPWDTEKKYKPNNLELYFEGEQREDLFLVDPMCTLRQILSHDRYVVKAGNPRIIILVRDSSFSKEFLAGKKLQVS, encoded by the exons ATGGCATCGCCGGGGGAGGAGGATGGAATGGATGCGCTTTACGACCACTTCAAGGAGAAGAAGTACAAGGGAGGCTTCAACGAGGATAACTGGGAAGAG GAATTCGAAAAGATTCCAATGTTTATGAAAAAGGCTCCTGAAGAACTTGATCCTTTGAAACATCCAGAACTTGCCTGCATCCAGTCAATGTTGTATGATGAGGACCAATCTCCAGAAG AGCTTGCAAAAACATACAAGAATGAAGGGAATCACTACTTCAAGGAAAAGAATTACAAGAAAGCCATAATCTcctatacagagggactgaagagAAAATGCAGTGACTCTGAGCTGAATGTCATACTCCATACAAACAGAGCAGCAGCACAATTTTATTTAA GTAATAATCGATCTGCACTAAATGATGTAATTGCAGCTCGAAAACTGAAACCAAATCATTTGAAAGCGATCATTAGAG GTGTCCTTTGTCACATTGAACTGAAAAATTACAGCCAGGCAATAGCATGGTGTGACGAGGGCCTCCAGTTTGAACCCAAAGAAAAGCAACTCATTGAATTGAGAGCCAAAGCTGATAAACAGAAG cgCATTGAAGAGCGTAATCTAAGGAAATCAAAACTGAAGGAGAAGAAGGACCGGGTGCAAGCAGAGGCCTTACTGAAGGCTATCAGG GAGAGGAAGATCAAGGTATTTCAGCCTCAGGAGTTGTCCAGTCAAAACTCTGatagtgatgatgatgatgataataAGGAAGACAGCAGGATTTTGAGAACACTGTTTGATGGCATAAACTCTGAGAATGGCATTGCCGTGCACTTGGATGAAAATGGCACCTTAAATTGGCCTGTGCTGTTTCTGTATCCTGAATATGAACAAATGGATTTTATCTCAGCGTTTCATGAAGACACCCG GTTTATGGACCATTTATCTGTGATGTTTGGTGAGAACGTCCCCCCTTGGGATACAGAAAAAAAATATAAGCCAAACAATTTAGAG CTATATTTTGAAGGTGAGCAAAGAGAGGATTTGTTCCTGGTAGATCCCATGTGCACTCTGCGCCAGATTCTGAGTCATGATAG GTATGTTGTGAAGGCTGGAAATCCGAGAATCATAATTCTAGTAAGAGATTCATCGTTCTCCAAAGAGTTTCTGGCAGGAAAGAAGCTCCAAGTCAGTTAA